From one Desulfuribacillus stibiiarsenatis genomic stretch:
- a CDS encoding response regulator transcription factor: MSYRLYLVEDEHNLNQVLTTYLQKEGWDVTSFYNGETARKAIGSQPHLWILDIMLPDIDGYQLIREIKANSPKVPVIFISARDADIDRVIGLELGSDDYLAKPFLPRELVIRSRKLLERIYAVTEDGVKNTTLILGEYVIDENRRMVTLGNVVIDLTSKEFNLLLYLMKNQGLALSRNQVIFHVWGEDYFGTDRVVDDLVRRLRKKMPELKVETLYGYGYRMVNL, translated from the coding sequence ATGAGCTATAGATTATATTTGGTAGAAGATGAACATAACTTGAATCAAGTGTTAACCACCTATCTACAAAAAGAGGGATGGGACGTCACTTCGTTCTATAACGGGGAAACTGCTCGTAAAGCAATTGGGAGCCAACCCCATTTGTGGATTCTAGACATTATGCTCCCGGACATAGATGGTTACCAGTTGATTCGAGAGATTAAAGCCAATTCGCCAAAAGTTCCAGTTATATTCATTTCTGCTAGAGACGCCGATATTGATCGCGTCATTGGCTTAGAGCTTGGCAGTGATGATTATTTGGCAAAGCCCTTTTTGCCCCGTGAGTTAGTAATTCGCAGCAGAAAGCTTTTAGAGAGGATTTATGCTGTCACTGAAGACGGTGTTAAGAATACAACATTAATATTGGGAGAATATGTTATAGATGAGAATCGAAGAATGGTCACATTGGGAAATGTGGTCATTGATTTAACCTCAAAGGAGTTTAATCTACTGTTATACCTAATGAAAAATCAAGGGCTAGCCCTATCCCGTAATCAAGTAATTTTCCATGTGTGGGGAGAGGATTATTTCGGTACTGATCGAGTTGTTGATGATCTTGTAAGAAGACTACGAAAGAAAATGCCGGAACTAAAGGTTGAGACCTTATATGGATACGGGTATCGTATGGTGAATCTATGA